The Kineothrix sp. MB12-C1 genome includes a window with the following:
- the prfA gene encoding peptide chain release factor 1: MFDRLEDLLIRFEEIMGELGEPNVTSNQERFRALMKEQSDLTPLVEAYREYKKSKQAIEDSLSMLEEESDEDMRDMLKEELNSSKKSVEELEERLKILLLPKDPNDDKNVIVEIRAGAGGDEAALFAAQMYRLYVHYAERQRWKVETMNVDEIGIGGMKEVNFMISGNNAYSKLKYESGVHRVQRVPETESGGRIHTSTITVAVMPEVEDVDVVIDDKDIRIDVMRASGNGGQCVNTTDSAVRLTHYPTGIIVYSQTEKSQLQNKAKAFALLRAKLYDIEQQKQHNAEAELRRSQIGTGDRSEKIRTYNFPQGRVTDHRIKLTLYKLDSIMDGDIDELLDSLIAADQTAKLVKMNEQ; encoded by the coding sequence ATGTTTGATAGGTTAGAAGATTTACTCATTCGGTTCGAGGAAATTATGGGAGAACTCGGTGAGCCTAACGTAACGAGTAATCAGGAGCGTTTTCGTGCGCTGATGAAGGAACAGAGCGATTTGACTCCCCTTGTGGAAGCCTATCGGGAATATAAAAAGAGTAAGCAGGCGATTGAAGACAGTCTGTCTATGTTGGAAGAAGAATCTGATGAAGATATGCGGGATATGCTGAAAGAGGAGCTGAACTCCTCGAAAAAGAGCGTGGAAGAATTGGAAGAAAGATTGAAGATTCTTCTCCTTCCTAAGGACCCTAATGATGATAAAAATGTTATCGTGGAAATCAGAGCAGGTGCCGGCGGAGATGAAGCCGCGTTATTTGCGGCACAGATGTATCGTCTGTATGTACACTATGCGGAGCGTCAGCGCTGGAAAGTGGAGACGATGAACGTGGATGAAATCGGTATCGGCGGTATGAAGGAAGTGAACTTCATGATATCGGGAAACAATGCATATTCCAAGCTGAAATATGAAAGTGGTGTACATCGTGTACAGCGTGTTCCCGAAACAGAGTCCGGGGGCAGAATTCATACTTCTACCATAACCGTGGCAGTTATGCCGGAGGTAGAGGATGTGGATGTAGTTATCGATGATAAAGATATCCGTATCGACGTTATGCGCGCTTCCGGAAACGGAGGACAGTGCGTCAATACGACAGACTCAGCCGTTCGTTTAACACATTATCCTACAGGAATTATTGTATATAGCCAGACGGAGAAGTCACAGCTTCAAAATAAAGCAAAGGCATTTGCCCTCCTTCGTGCTAAATTATATGATATCGAACAGCAAAAGCAGCATAATGCAGAGGCTGAACTCAGAAGAAGCCAGATTGGTACCGGAGACCGCTCTGAGAAAATCAGAACTTATAACTTTCCCCAGGGCAGAGTGACCGATCATAGAATTAAGCTGACTTTATATAAGCTCGATAGCATTATGGATGGGGATATTGATGAATTGTTGGATAGCCTCATTGCAGCCGATCAGACGGCGAAACTAGTGAAAATGAATGAACAATAA